The Actinomycetota bacterium DNA segment GGGCGGGGGACGGTCGCCACCTACCTGCTGTCGATGACGCACCACCGGGCCGTGGACGTGGTGCGGCGCGAGGAGAACCTGCGCCGCTGGCGGACCTCGGACGAGGGGCTGGAGTTCGAGCCCGACCCGAAGGCACGGGTCGAGGACGACGTGGTCGCGTCCGAGCGCCGGGCCGAGGTGCGGGCGGCGCTGGGGGAGCTGCCGGTCGCCCAGCGCGAGGCCCTGCTGCTCGCGTACTTCGGAGGCTACACCCAGCGGGAGGTCGCCGCCCTGGTCGGGGTGCCGCTGGGCACGGTGAAGACGCGCATGGCGGCCGGGATGCGCAAGATGAAGGAGGCGCTGCAGGACGCCGGTACCGAGGAGCACCCGTGGACACGCCAATGAGCCACAGCGAGTACGAGGAGCTCGCCGCCGGCTACGTGCTGGGTGCCCTCGAGCCCGACGACGAGCACGTCTTCCGGCGCCACCTCGAGGGCTGCGCGGCCTGCGAGGCCAACGTGCGCGAGCTGGAGGCGGTGGTCGGCGAGCTGGCCTACGCCGCGCCCCAGGTCGAACCGCCGGACACGGTCTGGGCGGGGATCCGCCGCGAGATCCGGCCGGAGGCGGCGCGCCGTCCCGCCGTCCCGCGGCCGGACACGGCCGGCGCCGTCGCCGGGACCGGGCGTCGCCGGCGCGGCCTGCGCGTGCTGCCGGGGCTGGCCGCCGCGGCCGCCATCCTGCTGGTGGTGGCGCTGTCGGTGTGGAACCTGAACCTGCGCGACGAGAACGCGGTCTACCGCGACCGCGTGGCCGCCCTCGAGCGGGCGACCCAGCTCGCCAACGACCCC contains these protein-coding regions:
- a CDS encoding anti-sigma factor, which encodes MDTPMSHSEYEELAAGYVLGALEPDDEHVFRRHLEGCAACEANVRELEAVVGELAYAAPQVEPPDTVWAGIRREIRPEAARRPAVPRPDTAGAVAGTGRRRRGLRVLPGLAAAAAILLVVALSVWNLNLRDENAVYRDRVAALERATQLANDPNAALVTLDDSPGPAGAAATVIASSREDRGVLIVENLPALARDRVYELWSVPGGDIGKAEKALVFQTLQRPGTQTLLFEAPIQPGTVFAITDEPGPDGSAKPTTQPILTGLPPTA
- a CDS encoding sigma-70 family RNA polymerase sigma factor, which codes for GRGTVATYLLSMTHHRAVDVVRREENLRRWRTSDEGLEFEPDPKARVEDDVVASERRAEVRAALGELPVAQREALLLAYFGGYTQREVAALVGVPLGTVKTRMAAGMRKMKEALQDAGTEEHPWTRQ